In a single window of the Raphanus sativus cultivar WK10039 chromosome 9, ASM80110v3, whole genome shotgun sequence genome:
- the LOC108821920 gene encoding anthocyanidin 3-O-glucoside 2'''-O-xylosyltransferase, with the protein MGDFGSNGPSSMSILMYPWLAFGHMTAFLHLSNKLAEKGHKIVFLLPKKALNQVKPLNLYPNLITFHTISIPHVKGLPPGAETNSDVPFFLTHLLAVAMNQTRPEVETILRTNKPDLVFYDSADWIPEIAKPVGAKTVCFNTVSAASIALTLVPAAEREIIDGKEMSAEELAKPPLGYPSSKVVLLAHEARTLSFVWKRHEGIGSFFDGKVTAMRNCDAIAIRTCRETEGKFCDYIGNQYNKPVYLTGPVLPVDELDKPSLEPRWADWLEQFSPGSVVFCAFGSQPVVDKIDQFQELCLGLEATGLPFLVAIKPPSGVSTVEEALPEGFQERVRGRGVVYGGWVQQPLVLNHPSVGCFVSHCGFGSMWESLMSDCQMVLVPQHGEQILNARLMAGEMEVAVEVERGENGWFSRRSLEDAVKSVMGGGSEVGEKVRKNHEKWRCVLSDSGFADGYISKFEQNLIDLVKS; encoded by the coding sequence atgGGTGATTTTGGATCCAATGGACCATCAAGCATGAGCATTCTAATGTATCCGTGGTTAGCATTTGGCCACATGACTGCTTTTCTTCACCTCTCCAACAAGCTTGCAGAGAAAGGACACAAGATCGTTTTCTTGCTTCCCAAGAAAGCTCTAAACCAGGTCAAACCTCTTAACCTCTACCCAAATCTCATCACTTTCCACACCATCTCAATTCCTCATGTCAAAGGGCTCCCTCCCGGTGCTGAGACCAACTCCGACGTACCCTTTTTCTTGACCCATTTGCTTGCGGTTGCAATGAACCAAACCCGGCCCGAGGTAGAGACAATTCTGCGTACAAACAAACCGGATTTGGTTTTCTACGATTCCGCTGATTGGATACCTGAAATCGCTAAACCGGTTGGTGCTAAAACCGTTTGTTTCAATACCGTGAGCGCTGCGTCAATTGCACTAACTCTTGTCCCTGCTGCGGAGCGAGAGATCATTGATGGGAAGGAAATGTCAGCTGAAGAGTTAGCTAAACCGCCTCTAGGTTACCCGTCTTCAAAAGTAGTGTTACTTGCGCACGAAGCAAGAACCCTAAGCTTTGTATGGAAGAGGCACGAGGGTATTGGTTCGTTCTTCGATGGGAAAGTTACGGCCATGAGAAACTGCGACGCGATCGCTATTAGGACTTGCCGTGAGACGGAAGGCAAGTTCTGCGATTACATCGGTAACCAATACAACAAACCGGTTTACCTGACCGGACCGGTACTCCCAGTAGATGAACTTGATAAGCCTTCCTTAGAGCCTAGATGGGCGGATTGGTTAGAACAATTCAGTCCTGGTTCTGTTGTGTTCTGCGCTTTCGGTAGCCAACCCGTTGTAGACAAGATAGATCAATTTCAAGAACTCTGTTTAGGGCTTGAAGCAACCGGTTTACCGTTTCTGGTAGCGATTAAGCCTCCTTCTGGTGTGTCAACGGTGGAGGAAGCGTTACCTGAAGGGTTCCAAGAGAGGGTTCGTGGACGTGGCGTTGTGTATGGAGGCTGGGTTCAGCAACCTTTGGTGTTGAACCATCCTTCTGTGGGATGTTTCGTTAGCCATTGTGGGTTTGGTTCGATGTGGGAGTCTTTGATGAGTGATTGTCAGATGGTTTTGGTGCCGCAGCACGGTGAACAGATACTGAACGCGAGGCTGATGGCAGGGGAGATGGAGGTGGCGGTGGAGGTTGAGAGGGGAGAGAATGGGTGGTTTTCGCGGAGGAGCTTGGAGGATGCCGTGAAGAGTGTGATGGGTGGAGGGAGTGAGGTTGGTGAGAAAGTGAGGAAGAACCATGAGAAATGGAGATGTGTTTTGAGTGACTCTGGGTTTGCTGATGGTTATATCAGCAAGTTTGAACAGAACTTAATTGATCTTGTGAAGTCATAA
- the LOC108821644 gene encoding uncharacterized protein LOC108821644 — MEGRIQALVSMILIVTLCATILLQPGLAEVQVTPQFASIPGSPIDLTKCWSSLFSVEGCVIDIYKFAVTGKFGNIKLACCKAFMDVDDKCWPKMFPLNPFFPPLLKNSCARINGAVLTHTRPHQLPTIPGFSLPSSPVDLTKCWSSLTSVQGCVTEIYKSVFTGKFDNVGPVCCKAASAVDAKCWPRMFPLNPFFPRLLKESCSPIINAAAPTHK; from the coding sequence ATGGAAGGTAGGATCCAAGCTCTAGTATCAATGATTCTCATTGTGACACTATGTGCCACTATTCTATTGCAGCCGGGCTTGGCCGAGGTGCAAGTGACACCACAATTTGCTTCCATTCCTGGCTCCCCTATAGATCTCACAAAATGTTGGTCATCTCTCTTCAGTGTTGAAGGTTGTGTAATTGACATCTACAAATTTGCTGTAACCGGTAAGTTTGGGAATATTAAACTGGCGTGTTGCAAGGCGTTTATGGATGTGGATGATAAGTGTTGGCCAAAAATGTTTCCGTTGAATCCGTTCTTTCCTCCTCTTCTCAAGAATAGTTGTGCTCGTATCAACGGAGCTGTTCTCACACACACCAGGCCTCATCAACTCCCTACTATTCCTGGGTTTTCTCTTCCCAGTTCTCCGGTCGATCTCACAAAATGTTGGTCATCACTTACCAGTGTTCAAGGTTGTGTAACTGAAATTTACAAATCAGTTTTCACTGGAAAGTTTGATAATGTTGGACCAGTGTGTTGTAAGGCAGCTTCAGCTGTGGATGCAAAATGCTGGCCACGTATGTTTCCACTAAATCCATTCTTCCCTCGTCTTCTTAAAGAAAGTTGTTCTCCCATCATCAACGCAGCAGCACCTACACACAAGTGA